Part of the Methanobrevibacter sp. genome is shown below.
AGTAATAGTCTTTGGAAAACACCTTGAAAACCTAAACCTTTTCTCATTTGCTGATGAAGTATATCAGATACATAACGTTCCTGATGATTTGACAGTTGACCATGCATTTGAATGCGTAGGATCAAGTGCTTCCCAATCAGCGATTGAACAGATAATCGATTTGATAAATCCTCAGGGAACAATCAATCTATTCGGAGTCAGCGAATATCCGATACCAATCAATACCCGTATGGTTCTCGAAAAGGGATTGACCATTCAGGGAAACAGCAGATCTGAAAGGGAAGATTTTATTGGGGTTGTCGAAACACTAAAACAGAATCCTCAACTTTTTGAATATTTAGAAAAGTTAGTGACAAACGTATGTGAAATAAATAACTTAAATGACTTAAGGCAGGCATTTGACAAGGATTACATTTCACACTTTGGAAAAACCATTCTAAAATGGAATAAATAATTAATAGAAATATCTATTAATTATTCTGAAATATTCCAATCTAAAGTAATTTCTGTCTTTTTTGGCGCATTTAACAGGAAGATTTGCAAGAACATGAAAATCCTCTCCAGTTAAGCCTTCATGATTTTTGATTTTATTTTTAATCACTCTAAGAATCATGTGGCATAAGTCTTCCTGATTGCATGCAAGCTTGATGGTAAACTCAGCATCTGATTTTATTGGGCACTCTTTTACAGTAACGTTTATGTCTTTTGGACAGAGAATATAAACGGAAACCTTTTTTTGATGTTTTTCATAGAGATTTTCAGCAAACTCAACATATTTTGTAAGTTCAACTTCATCAAAATCTTTAATCTGAAACTCAAAATCAATGAACTCTCCTTCTTCTGTTGTAAAAATGTCTCCGCCGGGATAAACATTTTCATCAAGTTCCCTTTCATGCTTTGGAGTTCTGCATTTGATTCGTCTTTCATCATTAAATGTTTCTTTAATAATTTTAGCTTTTATATTAAAATCGTTGTCATTCATATTAAAACCTCACTAATTTTAATTTGTATTGTCTATATTTATTTTAATCATTTATAAATTAGTAAGTTATTAATTAAATCAATTTAAGTTAGTTATATCAATTTTACAGAGTTAATACAATTTTTTATTCTGAATTTAAATTATAGGATTTTCAAAATATTTTTAGTGTTGTTAAAACAAAAACCAAAATGATTGAAGGTTGTTATAATAATGGTGATTATATGGATTATGAACGAATAATAAGTGAAAAATTTCCAAATTGTAATGTGGAAGTAATTCAACCTGATTTTTTAGAGCTTAAACAGTTGATTGAATACATTACAGATGATATAATAGTATATGGGCCTCATTCCATCATGGTTTACAATAACATGTTGAGATTTCTGATGAATGTTGGTGTTACCGGCAAAATCTATTATCTTGAAGGATTTAGTGAAGAGGATTTAAGCAATATTCATGAGGGGCTTTTGAAATTCACCTGGAACAAGGATGTAAAGATAAATCTATTCAAAAATGCTGATCCGGACAGGGAGATATTGGGACTATAACTGGAAAAACTCATCACAATATTCACAATAGTAGTTATATTCGCTTTCACAACAGTTTCCAAGTATTATTTCACCATTAAACGATGCAATTGCCAGTTCATCTGTTGTATCATGGAATACTTTAACTAATTTTCTCTCACATTTCGGACACTTGCACATATTCTTAATTTTATAAATGATGATTTTTAAATATTAAAGTAGGTGTTAAAATGATTATTAATCTTGGTGCTGAATTTGGTACTCATTTGGAATCTAGTGATGACGCTATTGAACTGATTGATATTTTAAATAAAATACCAAAAGATGACTTCATAATTGATTTTAAGGAAGTAATTTTCGTTACAATGAATTTTGCACAGGCATATTACACTGCCAAACTGGATTCCGATAAAAAAATATCTGAAATCAATCTGTCTGATGAAGTAACTGTAGTTATGGGTGCGGCTGATGAGGCATGCAATCCATAATCTTTTTATTTTTTTTTTTTAAAATTTAATTGTATGAGTTTGAAAAATTGTTATCACTTCGTAAAATTGCTTTCATTTGAAACTGCTTATTTTATATGCTTCTTTTACTAAATTGATTTTGTTAACTGTAATGTTGTTTAAATCCGGATTTTTTCACATTCAAGTTAATTATTGAATATTTGTGAGGTGTTTTAATGGCACTTAAAAATCTATTTGATAATTATAAAGAATTTGAAGAAATAATTAAACATGAAAGTAATGGAACAATTGATTTGAAAGATGTTGAACTTAATCCAGCGACTGTACTACCACTGTTATGTGAATGTAAAAATAATAATCTTAAAATATTTAACGGTGAGAATGCATTTCAATATTTAGGAAATATTTTAAATAACGACGTGTTTTTCTCTAAATTGCCTAAATCTAGAGTTGAAAGTGATGAAACTGATTTTTTAACAAATTTTGTAGAAAATCTAGATTCAGAATATGGTAGTTATTTTGTTTTAAGGCATACAATTTCAGAGTTGGCCAATAATGTGTATGACCACTCTAAAATTGAAATAAATGGTGGTCAAAGTTATATTTTTGCAAAACTGTATGAGGATTATAAAAAACTTGATTTGTGTGTAATTGATGATGGATTATCTATTCCTAGATTATTTGAAGAGTCCAGTGTCTCCTTTGACAATGATTGTAAAGCTCTTGAAATGGCAATAGGAGTTTTTTCAACAGTTTCTAATAATGATTATGAAATGGGAAATGGTTTGAGGACAATCGTCAGATTAATAGCAGAAGGAAATGGGGGTGAAATTTTAATAGTGTCTAGGAATGCAGGATTGCATATTTGTGGTGAGAACTATAGATATTATTCTTTTGATGATGAATACGGCTTTGATGGAACTTTAGTTTCAATAAGATTAAATAAGTTTGAAGTTCAAAATATTTATGAGTTACTTGAGCCTCAAAAATTAAATAATTATAAATATGATGGTGCAACTTATGATTATTAAACTTAAAGATGAAATAAATCGTGCCTTGGATTTTAATAAATCCGCTACAGATTTATTTAATAAAATAAATCAGAAAAATGAATCTGATTTCACAATGGATTTTGATGGAGTTATTTTTATTAGCATGAGTTTTGCACAGGCATATTACGCTTCCAAAAAGAAGTCTAATAAAAATATTTCTGAAATTAATCTCTCAGATGATGTAAAACCTATGATGGAATTGGTTGAAAAGCAACTGATGCATTAGCCATTTTCATTAATTTTTTTTTAAATTTTCTCATTTTGAAAAATTGCTCCCAGTTTGAAATATTGCTGTGAGTTTATAAAATTGCTTTCACTTTGAAAAATTGTTCTCGTTTATAACTGCTTATTTTATATACTATGCGATGCATATTACTTTATTAAATAAAATTGCTTTATTGAATTCTAATTTGATTGATTAGATTATGTATATATTTCAAATTTGATTTTAAAGCAAAAAATTTTATAACAATTTATTCACAATTGGTCAGTTCGGAGGTCATTTTATGAAAGAAAAACTTTGCGAGAAATATTTTGAAAACAATGTAAAACCTAAACATTTGCGCCAATTTAAAACAAAGACTCCTAAAGGAAATGTCATTGAGGGATATATTTCAAGAAAACCCAACAAACATTTGGGATCAATGGTTATCACTCATGTAACTGAAAAATCAGGAAAAAGCTATGATTGTGAGCAGTTCATACAGTCATTTCCAAAAATCCATTATTGGGACAGAAGACATCAACTTAAAGATGATGATGAAAGCATAATTTACCATTGTCAGGAAAAACTCGATGGGACATGCCTTATAGTTTATGCATTGAAGGATGAAATGGGAAACATCATTGAAATCATTCCAAAAACTCGTGGAAAAGAGGTGGCTGATGAACATGTCCGTGAAATGTTTTCATTAGTTGATAAAAAGGCAATTGAAGAATTTTACAAAGACAATGTCCATGCCAATGACACATTGATGTTTGAGTTGTACGGCATATTGAATAAGCATGAGATTGCTCATATGGACACATACATCGACATTAGCTTAATCGGCGCATATGTTGATGAATCATTTCTTAACTACATAGCAATTAAATGTTATTCTGATTTGGATAATTTCAAGACTCCGGATACAGTATTTACAATAGAGAAGTATCCGTTTGATAATTCCTTTTCAATTAGATGGTGCGGTATCAATCAAAGGCTTAAAAATTATGAGGTTTCATGCAATGAGACATTTCCAACATTATTTGATGCATTAAATGAAGTGAAGTTATTATTGCAGAGGCTAAATGAAAAATACGCTGAGTATAATGGAAGACGTGTTATCGAAGGAGTTGTAATTAACGGTGAGCATTCAAACGGCGGGCAAATGTATTTGAAAATCAAACCAAAAGATATTGAAATCGAGGCTAAAACTTTGGATTCAGTGCCCCGTAGGTTCATTGTCAAGGAAATTCAAAAATACTTTGATGAATACGGAACTCAGGTTCGTGAAATCTATGAAAGTGATGAAACCCATTATGTCAGATATGTAAATCATCAGCTGAAAGAGGAGTTCACATATGAGCAGATTGAAGATCCAAGAACCCGTCGCAGAATCAAGAATATTTTTATGGAAGTTTGGGATTCTAAAATTCCGCCAAAAAGTCTTCAAAATATTTGCGAAGAGTTAATCCGTGAAAATCCGGATTCCAGTATTCAGGATTTACTTAAAATCTTTGCAAAAACATATCCTAGTAAGAAAAAGGATTCAAGGCATGTCTATAGTATTCTATCAAAAAGGATGATGGTGTGATTTTTGATGATTGATATTTTCCAAATTTTCAACTTATT
Proteins encoded:
- a CDS encoding ATP-binding protein; translation: MALKNLFDNYKEFEEIIKHESNGTIDLKDVELNPATVLPLLCECKNNNLKIFNGENAFQYLGNILNNDVFFSKLPKSRVESDETDFLTNFVENLDSEYGSYFVLRHTISELANNVYDHSKIEINGGQSYIFAKLYEDYKKLDLCVIDDGLSIPRLFEESSVSFDNDCKALEMAIGVFSTVSNNDYEMGNGLRTIVRLIAEGNGGEILIVSRNAGLHICGENYRYYSFDDEYGFDGTLVSIRLNKFEVQNIYELLEPQKLNNYKYDGATYDY